A window from bacterium encodes these proteins:
- a CDS encoding TRAP transporter small permease subunit: MWRTSLTFISGLNEKVGAAISWLTTVMMLLVCFDVFTRYLLKRSSVAVQELEWHLFAVIFLLGAGFTLKHNRHVRVDLFYARLTPKGRAWIDLLGSLLFLLPFAALIIWTSFTFVKNAFLISETSPDPGGLPARFLIKAAIPVGFALLLLQALAVAGEALLVILELPLQPREKKK, encoded by the coding sequence CTGTGGCGCACGAGCCTGACGTTCATCAGCGGCCTGAACGAGAAAGTGGGCGCCGCTATCTCCTGGCTCACCACTGTGATGATGCTGTTGGTCTGTTTCGACGTGTTCACCCGCTACCTGCTCAAGCGCAGCAGCGTGGCCGTGCAGGAGCTGGAATGGCATCTTTTCGCCGTCATCTTCCTGCTCGGCGCAGGTTTCACCCTCAAGCACAACCGTCACGTGCGCGTCGATCTCTTCTATGCGCGCCTCACGCCCAAGGGCCGCGCCTGGATCGACCTGCTCGGCAGCCTGCTGTTTCTCCTCCCGTTTGCCGCGTTGATCATTTGGACGTCCTTCACCTTCGTCAAGAATGCCTTTCTCATCAGCGAAACCTCGCCGGATCCCGGTGGGCTGCCGGCACGCTTCTTAATCAAGGCGGCCATCCCGGTCGGCTTCGCGCTCCTGTTGCTGCAAGCCCTGGCGGTGGCCGGTGAAGCCCTGCTCGTCATCCTGGAACTGCCCCTTCAGCCGCGGGAGAAGAAGAAATGA
- a CDS encoding TRAP transporter large permease subunit, giving the protein MNEAAAVLLFLVLFALLLLGYPVAFTLGGVSLIFGVLTFGLDFFNLLPLRIWGVMTNYVLLAVPLFVYMGVMLEKSGLAEDLLETMALLFGRLRGGLAISVIIVGALLAATTGIVGATVVTMGLLSLPTMLKRGYSPELTTGTIAAAGTLGQVIPPSIVLVLLGSILNVPIGDLFIGAFVPGLLLVVFYLLWIVIVTRIRPQAAPAMPAEELARFRGAAMARKVTVAFLPPVFLMIAVLGSIFFGIASPTEAAAVGALGATVLTLLQKRLNLATLRLVMRETTYLTSMVFIILVGATAFGLVFRGMHGDRYLTELILSSHLSPHAFLALVMVVVFIAGFFIDFIEIIFIIVPVVAPIFVKMQVDLLWLGILLALNLQTSFLTPPFGFSLFYLKGVAPITVTTMHIYRGVVPYIIIQLLMLLLVILAPQLAWWLPKFMGQ; this is encoded by the coding sequence ATGAATGAAGCCGCCGCGGTGCTGCTCTTCCTGGTGCTGTTTGCCTTGCTGCTGCTCGGATATCCGGTGGCGTTCACCCTGGGCGGGGTGTCGCTGATTTTCGGCGTGCTCACCTTCGGGTTGGACTTCTTCAATCTGCTGCCGCTGCGCATCTGGGGCGTGATGACCAACTACGTGCTGCTCGCCGTGCCGCTGTTCGTTTACATGGGCGTGATGCTGGAGAAATCCGGATTGGCGGAAGACCTGCTGGAAACCATGGCCTTGCTCTTTGGCCGTTTGCGCGGCGGCTTGGCGATTTCCGTCATCATCGTCGGCGCGCTGCTGGCCGCCACCACCGGCATCGTGGGCGCGACTGTGGTCACCATGGGTTTGCTGAGCCTGCCGACCATGCTCAAGCGCGGCTACAGTCCGGAGCTGACCACCGGCACGATCGCGGCCGCCGGCACGCTCGGTCAGGTCATTCCGCCGAGCATCGTGCTGGTGCTGCTGGGCAGCATTCTCAATGTCCCGATCGGCGATTTGTTCATCGGCGCGTTTGTGCCGGGCCTGCTGCTCGTCGTGTTTTACTTGTTGTGGATCGTGATTGTCACGCGCATCAGACCGCAGGCGGCGCCCGCCATGCCGGCGGAGGAGCTGGCGCGCTTTCGCGGCGCGGCCATGGCGCGCAAAGTGACGGTGGCTTTCCTACCGCCGGTTTTCCTGATGATTGCGGTACTGGGATCGATCTTCTTCGGCATTGCCTCGCCCACCGAGGCCGCGGCCGTCGGCGCCTTGGGCGCCACGGTGTTGACCCTGCTGCAGAAGCGTTTGAACCTTGCCACCTTGCGCCTGGTGATGCGCGAAACGACTTATCTCACCAGTATGGTCTTCATCATTCTCGTCGGCGCCACGGCTTTCGGGCTGGTGTTTCGCGGCATGCACGGCGATCGCTATCTCACCGAGCTGATTCTGAGCTCCCATCTCAGCCCGCACGCCTTTCTGGCGCTGGTGATGGTGGTGGTGTTCATTGCCGGCTTCTTCATCGACTTCATCGAGATCATCTTCATCATCGTGCCGGTGGTCGCGCCGATCTTCGTGAAGATGCAGGTGGATTTGTTGTGGCTGGGCATTCTGCTGGCGCTGAATCTGCAAACTTCGTTTCTCACCCCGCCGTTTGGTTTCTCGCTGTTCTATCTCAAGGGCGTCGCGCCGATCACAGTGACAACGATGCACATCTATCGCGGCGTGGTGCCGTACATCATCATCCAGCTTCTGATGCTGCTGCTAGTGATCTTGGCGCCGCAACTGGCCTGGTGGCTGCCGAAATTCATGGGGCAGTGA
- a CDS encoding carboxypeptidase regulatory-like domain-containing protein, giving the protein MRHTPIRLQWAGAVLLFGLCILPLLTGRALGQGVTTAALSGNVTDSQGQPLPGTAAVIAIHEPSGTRYGTATRAGGAFNIPNMKVGGPYTVTANLIGYRAQKQENIFLNLGQTVHLEFKLVEEALTMEGIEVSAEQDEVLNSDRTGAATFIKPAQVVVLPSVKRSTRDLTRLDPRSDGNFSFGGRNWLYNNISLDGSYFNNPFGLDDPAPGGQANAEPVPYDAVEQVQVSIAPFDVREGGFTGAGINTVTKSGTNEFKASVYSFVRNENLLGNKVRGEKVIANPDLAFNQSGFTVSGPLVKNKLFFFVNGELERRDDPGTNFVANRGTSGFGVSRVQASVLDQIRQRMISVYNYDPGAYDGFIHETDNNKLLAKLDWNVNDHHTATLRYNLLDAVRDLPPHPFVLSFNNTGRGPNEASLPFQNSGYAINNELHSFAFELNSRSNKLANRFFASYNRFRDFREPFSSDFPTIEIGEAGVTYTTVGHEPFSIHNILDQDVLQFTNNLSVFSGKHVFTVGANFEYFSFFNAFNIFRHGVFFLPPVTGIGTTFSSLEEFFTLTDPNRPGGPFNFRGLIGTGPIKGENIDVGQLGVYAQDEFQVSPFFNLTYGLRVDFPMYFTDPVDNPFSRGLTALDEKGNPEKVDQSKLPGAKPLFSPRVGFNWDVMGDRSLQLRGGTGIFTGRVPFVWVGNVISNPGANPNLYPTVTTVPEAHKTSSDAILQQSFDLNAMDPDFKFPQVWVTNLALDKQLPSDMLGTLEVVYGNDINAVFMRNADLVAPQRFLRDGRPYYGGASPTGGPNPYEINKDGGAGIYVIDNTSDGYNLNVTAQLRKNFSSGLNTNVAYSFTQAKNQLKSTEIASVLWQNQPVQGNPNLPELSYSEFGQRHRIVGSATYRKTWSSSLATHFGLFVEVAEGNRFAGSGGNRYSYLYSGDVNGDGQGGNDLIYIPANQNDINLAPYTDAGGRTISAQEQWNALNAFIAQDKYLSKHRGEISERFGAVNPWYYNVDLRVLQDFSFNAGAKRQTLQLSVDVLNVPNLISSSWGVRKVASASATSPLRLAGFDGTGEPIFNFTGPSETFIDDAGLNSRWQIQVGLRYLFN; this is encoded by the coding sequence ATGCGACACACTCCGATTCGATTGCAGTGGGCAGGAGCGGTGCTGTTGTTTGGCCTCTGCATCCTGCCGTTGCTCACCGGTCGCGCCCTGGGACAGGGCGTGACTACTGCTGCGCTGAGCGGCAATGTTACGGACAGCCAGGGCCAGCCGCTGCCCGGCACCGCTGCCGTCATTGCGATTCACGAACCCAGCGGCACGCGCTATGGCACGGCCACGCGCGCCGGCGGCGCCTTCAACATTCCCAACATGAAGGTCGGCGGCCCCTACACCGTGACCGCCAACCTGATCGGCTACCGGGCCCAAAAGCAGGAAAACATCTTTCTCAACCTGGGCCAGACCGTGCATCTCGAGTTCAAGCTCGTGGAAGAGGCGCTGACGATGGAAGGCATCGAAGTGTCCGCCGAGCAGGACGAGGTTTTGAACAGCGATCGCACCGGCGCGGCGACTTTCATCAAACCGGCGCAAGTCGTGGTGCTGCCTTCCGTGAAGCGCAGCACGCGCGATCTCACCCGCCTGGATCCGCGCAGCGACGGCAACTTCAGCTTCGGCGGGCGCAACTGGCTGTACAACAACATCTCGCTCGACGGTTCTTACTTCAACAACCCCTTCGGCCTCGATGACCCCGCGCCCGGCGGCCAGGCCAATGCCGAGCCCGTGCCCTACGATGCCGTCGAACAAGTGCAGGTTTCGATTGCGCCGTTTGACGTGCGCGAAGGCGGCTTCACCGGCGCCGGCATCAACACCGTCACCAAGAGCGGCACCAACGAATTCAAGGCCTCGGTGTACAGCTTCGTGCGCAATGAGAATCTATTGGGCAACAAAGTGCGGGGCGAAAAAGTCATTGCCAATCCCGACCTGGCCTTCAACCAATCCGGTTTCACGGTGAGCGGGCCGCTGGTGAAGAACAAGCTGTTCTTCTTCGTGAACGGCGAGCTCGAGCGCCGCGATGATCCCGGCACGAATTTCGTCGCGAACCGCGGCACCTCCGGCTTCGGCGTTTCGCGCGTGCAGGCCTCGGTGCTGGATCAGATTCGCCAGCGCATGATCAGCGTGTACAATTATGATCCCGGCGCCTACGACGGCTTCATTCACGAAACCGACAACAACAAACTGCTGGCCAAGCTGGATTGGAACGTCAACGATCATCACACCGCCACGTTGCGCTACAACCTGCTGGACGCGGTGCGTGACCTGCCGCCGCATCCTTTCGTGTTGAGCTTCAACAACACCGGCCGCGGCCCCAACGAAGCGAGCCTGCCGTTTCAAAACTCCGGTTATGCCATCAACAATGAGCTGCACTCCTTCGCGTTCGAGTTGAACAGCCGCTCGAACAAGCTGGCCAACCGCTTTTTCGCGAGCTACAACCGCTTCCGCGATTTTCGTGAGCCGTTCAGCTCCGACTTTCCCACCATCGAGATCGGCGAAGCCGGCGTGACCTACACCACCGTGGGCCATGAGCCGTTTTCGATTCACAACATTTTGGATCAGGACGTTCTGCAATTCACCAATAACCTGAGCGTTTTCTCGGGCAAGCACGTTTTCACCGTGGGCGCGAATTTCGAGTACTTTTCGTTCTTCAACGCCTTCAACATTTTCCGCCACGGCGTGTTTTTCCTGCCGCCAGTCACCGGCATCGGCACGACCTTCTCCTCGCTGGAGGAATTCTTCACGCTCACCGATCCCAACCGGCCCGGCGGTCCCTTCAACTTCAGAGGTTTGATCGGCACGGGGCCGATCAAGGGCGAAAACATCGACGTCGGCCAGCTCGGCGTCTATGCGCAGGATGAGTTTCAAGTGTCGCCGTTCTTCAACCTCACCTACGGCCTGCGCGTCGATTTTCCGATGTACTTCACCGATCCGGTGGACAATCCTTTTTCCCGCGGCTTGACCGCGTTGGATGAAAAGGGCAATCCGGAAAAGGTGGATCAAAGCAAGCTGCCGGGCGCCAAGCCGCTGTTCTCGCCGCGCGTGGGCTTCAACTGGGATGTGATGGGCGACCGCTCGCTGCAACTGCGCGGCGGCACCGGCATCTTCACCGGCCGCGTGCCGTTCGTGTGGGTCGGCAACGTGATCTCCAACCCCGGCGCCAATCCGAATCTCTATCCGACCGTCACCACGGTCCCCGAGGCACACAAGACCAGCAGCGATGCCATTCTGCAGCAGTCGTTCGATTTGAACGCCATGGATCCGGATTTCAAGTTTCCGCAAGTCTGGGTCACCAATCTGGCCCTCGACAAGCAGTTGCCCAGCGACATGCTCGGCACGCTGGAAGTGGTTTATGGCAACGACATCAACGCCGTGTTCATGCGCAATGCCGATCTCGTCGCGCCCCAGCGGTTCCTGCGCGACGGCCGGCCGTATTACGGAGGCGCATCTCCCACTGGTGGCCCTAATCCTTATGAGATTAACAAAGATGGCGGCGCCGGCATCTACGTCATCGACAACACCAGCGACGGTTACAATCTCAACGTGACCGCGCAGTTGCGCAAGAACTTCAGCAGCGGCCTGAACACCAACGTGGCGTACAGCTTCACGCAGGCGAAGAACCAGTTGAAATCCACTGAAATTGCCAGCGTGCTCTGGCAGAATCAGCCGGTGCAAGGCAATCCCAATCTGCCGGAGCTGAGCTACTCGGAGTTCGGCCAGCGCCATCGCATTGTCGGCAGCGCGACGTATCGCAAGACCTGGTCGAGCAGTCTCGCCACGCATTTCGGCTTGTTCGTGGAAGTGGCAGAGGGCAATCGCTTCGCGGGCTCGGGCGGCAACCGCTATTCCTATCTCTATTCCGGTGACGTCAACGGCGACGGCCAGGGCGGCAATGACTTGATCTACATTCCGGCGAACCAGAATGACATTAATCTGGCGCCTTACACCGACGCCGGCGGCCGCACGATTTCTGCGCAGGAACAGTGGAATGCGCTGAACGCCTTCATCGCGCAGGACAAGTACTTGAGCAAGCATCGCGGCGAGATTTCGGAACGCTTCGGCGCGGTGAATCCGTGGTATTACAACGTCGATTTGCGCGTGTTGCAGGATTTTTCCTTCAATGCCGGCGCCAAGCGGCAAACCCTGCAGTTGAGCGTCGACGTGCTCAACGTTCCGAATTTGATCAGTTCGAGCTGGGGCGTGCGCAAGGTGGCGAGCGCTTCGGCGACCTCACCGCTGCGGCTGGCAGGTTTTGACGGCACCGGCGAGCCGATCTTCAATTTCACCGGCCCGTCCGAGACCTTCATCGACGACGCCGGCCTGAATTCGCGCTGGCAGATTCAGGTGGGATTGCGGTATTTGTTCAATTAG
- a CDS encoding PorV/PorQ family protein produces MKNVWQRFLLAAMMLALAGGRGWSQQNQPDGERRSGTNAASELLIPVGARHLAMGGAAIAIASGLEAIHWNPAGLARATRSANAMFSHMRHIGDVNVNYLAVSAAFEGFGTLGFSVKALDIGDIAVTTEDSPDGTGAIITPQFITAGLTYSRALTDRVGVGATANIVSESIDRLSATGLAFSFGVQYSQLLAVNGLSLGVALKNVGPHMQYGGTDLLRLGDAQDVARGSSPYQVVAGKDELPSSLEIGLAYNLPMGERASVLLTSLYQDNNFDDDATRLGMEYSLDQKLFLRGGYSFAFTAGEDVTGESRYIYGLTLGAGLQLNLGGLEANLDYAFRQVEFFDNSNVFSLKLGF; encoded by the coding sequence ATGAAAAATGTTTGGCAGCGATTTCTGCTGGCCGCAATGATGCTTGCCCTGGCGGGCGGCCGCGGCTGGAGCCAGCAGAACCAACCCGACGGCGAACGCCGCTCCGGCACCAACGCCGCTTCGGAGCTGTTGATTCCGGTGGGTGCCCGCCACCTTGCGATGGGCGGTGCCGCGATTGCAATCGCCAGCGGCCTGGAGGCGATTCACTGGAACCCGGCGGGCCTGGCGCGCGCCACGCGCTCGGCCAACGCCATGTTTTCGCACATGCGGCACATCGGTGACGTCAACGTCAACTACCTGGCGGTGAGCGCGGCGTTCGAAGGCTTCGGCACCCTGGGTTTCAGCGTCAAAGCGCTCGACATCGGTGATATCGCGGTGACCACGGAAGACAGCCCGGACGGCACCGGCGCAATCATCACCCCGCAATTCATCACCGCGGGATTGACCTACTCGCGCGCCCTCACCGACCGCGTCGGCGTCGGCGCCACCGCCAACATCGTTTCGGAATCCATTGACCGCCTCAGCGCCACCGGCCTAGCGTTCAGCTTCGGCGTGCAATACAGCCAGCTCCTGGCGGTGAATGGCCTGAGCCTCGGCGTTGCGTTGAAAAACGTGGGGCCGCATATGCAATATGGCGGCACCGACCTGCTGCGCCTCGGCGACGCCCAGGATGTGGCGCGCGGCAGCTCGCCTTATCAAGTGGTCGCCGGCAAGGACGAGCTGCCCTCCTCGCTCGAAATCGGCCTGGCCTACAACCTGCCGATGGGGGAACGCGCTTCAGTGCTGCTCACCTCATTGTATCAGGACAACAACTTCGATGACGATGCCACGCGCCTCGGCATGGAATACTCGCTGGATCAAAAGCTGTTTCTGCGCGGCGGCTACAGCTTCGCCTTCACCGCCGGCGAAGACGTCACCGGCGAAAGCCGTTACATCTACGGCCTCACCCTGGGCGCCGGCTTGCAGCTCAACCTCGGCGGCCTGGAAGCCAATCTGGATTACGCCTTTCGTCAGGTTGAATTCTTCGACAATTCCAACGTATTCTCGCTGAAACTCGGATTTTGA
- a CDS encoding TonB-dependent receptor, with the protein MNFRRIPGSILAAVLLPTLLLAGTTGKIKGKVVDRETGEPLLNATILLVGTSMGAAADLNGEYVVVNVPIGVYEVRASFIGYREVTISNVRVNSDLTTELDFSLPAEALEISGVSIVAERPLVNQNATNATRIQSYEDFQKMPVRSVNAVIALQPGVVAQNGGLYVRGGRSDEVGYYVEGANARDADNGSNAVTVIPEALEEFQIQAGGYTAEFGGANAGIIRQTLKSGGTDYHFTVQTETDNLVDRGEKFLGSYSYGYTDYTATLSGPLLDKKVKFFLATQNIFERDRATRFWQGFEFNHADTYVDGHNFPLVFTTNRDPALEAFIQQRGIKMQDNVTPAASRNQWIGNGTIVWDARPFIVRLGGSLSWRRQDDLTGPDPNFYGSLAARMFNLDRNQIEDLSTALVNLKATHLLGTRSFYEVNLNYFDRREVRYDPLLKHDFWAYWDSTANAGKGVTFYNDNLSPWRGGTQSIDIYGFDFTAPGTPANYFKNKRGYIGGSLAFSTQHRSHELKLGASYERWTARSFAADEQGTQWTRQQLQAARQNPDIYRRALAGDAAAAGAFRTLSGASQRLTYGYDTFGNEVNSDGPEGPRHPYYLSFYAQDKFEARDLVINMGLRLDVMDNDDFTFADPSRPPWDRANQGLFVDQLVKKKAAVELSPRLGLAFPVTDRTVFHLQYGKFVQPPRLTDLYNGPAWYDAIFTGGTSFRTDVVGLGLDPEKTTQYEIGFSQQFSEVAAFDLTAYYKNIEDQIQISRITVDPQSPASDYNVLVNGDFATTAGVELSLTLRRTKRVAGQLNYTFSRSLGTGSAPNSAIAGIEQVQEIPTVISPLDFNRPQRGSASVDYRFAKGDGGPILQNLGLNLLLNFSSGHPYTRSEGEFGQQDASLGGQITDPRSRRPLEAVNASLTPWNYDINLRLDKTVAIGQLGLNLYMYVQNLTNRKNVVNVYRRTGNAYDDGFLNNPDLSGAIIAANGGQPYVSLYRAINLNGNGDNYAQSETDVIGLQLLGPPRQIRFGAKLEF; encoded by the coding sequence ATGAACTTTCGAAGAATTCCAGGCAGCATTCTGGCCGCTGTTCTGCTGCCGACGCTGTTGCTGGCCGGCACCACCGGCAAGATCAAAGGCAAGGTGGTGGACCGCGAGACCGGTGAGCCGCTGCTGAACGCCACCATCCTGCTGGTTGGAACGTCGATGGGCGCGGCCGCGGATCTCAACGGCGAGTACGTGGTTGTGAACGTGCCGATCGGAGTGTATGAAGTGCGGGCCTCGTTCATCGGGTACCGCGAGGTCACGATTTCCAATGTGCGGGTCAATTCGGATTTGACCACCGAGTTGGATTTCAGCCTGCCCGCGGAAGCCCTGGAAATTTCCGGGGTGTCGATCGTGGCCGAGCGGCCGCTGGTGAATCAGAACGCGACCAATGCCACGCGCATTCAGAGCTATGAAGATTTTCAAAAGATGCCGGTGCGCAGCGTCAACGCCGTCATTGCGTTGCAGCCGGGCGTGGTGGCGCAGAACGGCGGGCTTTACGTGCGCGGCGGCCGCAGCGATGAGGTGGGCTACTACGTCGAGGGCGCCAATGCCCGTGACGCCGACAACGGCAGCAACGCCGTCACCGTCATCCCGGAGGCGCTGGAGGAGTTTCAAATTCAGGCCGGCGGCTACACCGCGGAGTTCGGCGGCGCCAATGCCGGCATCATCCGACAGACCCTGAAAAGCGGTGGCACGGATTATCATTTCACGGTGCAAACCGAAACCGACAATCTCGTCGACCGCGGCGAGAAGTTTCTCGGCTCCTACTCGTACGGCTACACCGACTACACCGCCACGCTGAGCGGGCCGCTGCTCGACAAGAAAGTCAAATTCTTCCTGGCGACGCAAAACATCTTCGAGCGTGACCGCGCCACGCGCTTCTGGCAAGGGTTCGAATTCAATCACGCCGACACCTACGTCGATGGCCACAACTTTCCATTAGTGTTCACCACCAATCGTGACCCGGCGCTGGAGGCGTTCATCCAGCAGCGCGGCATCAAGATGCAGGACAATGTGACGCCGGCGGCAAGCCGCAATCAGTGGATCGGCAACGGCACGATCGTGTGGGACGCCCGGCCGTTCATCGTCCGGTTGGGCGGGTCGCTGAGCTGGCGGCGGCAGGATGACTTGACCGGACCGGATCCCAATTTCTACGGCAGCCTGGCGGCGCGAATGTTCAATCTCGACCGCAACCAAATCGAGGATTTGAGCACCGCGCTGGTCAATCTCAAGGCCACCCATCTGCTGGGCACGCGTTCGTTCTATGAAGTGAATTTGAACTACTTCGACCGGCGGGAAGTGCGCTACGACCCGCTGCTCAAGCATGATTTCTGGGCCTATTGGGACAGCACGGCGAACGCCGGCAAAGGCGTGACGTTCTACAACGACAACTTGAGTCCCTGGCGCGGCGGCACGCAGTCGATCGACATCTACGGCTTCGATTTCACCGCGCCCGGCACGCCGGCGAATTATTTCAAGAACAAGCGCGGCTATATCGGCGGTTCGCTCGCGTTCAGCACACAACACCGCAGCCATGAGCTCAAGCTGGGCGCCTCGTATGAACGCTGGACCGCGCGCAGCTTTGCCGCCGATGAACAGGGCACGCAGTGGACGCGGCAGCAACTGCAGGCGGCGCGCCAGAATCCCGACATCTACCGCCGCGCCCTGGCCGGTGATGCGGCGGCGGCCGGCGCGTTCCGCACGCTGTCGGGCGCTTCCCAACGCCTGACCTATGGCTACGACACCTTCGGCAACGAGGTCAACAGCGACGGCCCCGAGGGTCCGCGCCATCCTTACTACCTGTCCTTCTATGCGCAGGACAAATTCGAAGCGCGCGATCTGGTGATCAACATGGGCCTGCGCCTGGACGTGATGGATAACGATGACTTCACGTTTGCCGATCCTTCCCGTCCACCGTGGGATCGCGCCAACCAGGGCCTGTTCGTCGACCAGTTGGTGAAGAAGAAAGCGGCGGTGGAGCTCAGCCCGCGCCTGGGTCTGGCCTTTCCGGTCACCGACCGCACCGTGTTCCATCTGCAATACGGCAAGTTCGTGCAGCCGCCGCGCCTGACCGATCTTTACAACGGGCCGGCATGGTATGACGCGATCTTCACCGGCGGCACTTCGTTCCGCACTGACGTGGTCGGCTTGGGCCTCGATCCTGAAAAGACCACGCAATACGAAATCGGCTTCAGCCAGCAATTCAGCGAAGTCGCGGCCTTCGACCTGACCGCCTACTACAAGAACATCGAAGACCAGATCCAAATCTCGCGCATCACGGTCGATCCGCAATCGCCGGCGAGTGATTACAACGTGCTGGTCAACGGTGATTTCGCCACCACGGCGGGCGTGGAGTTGTCGCTCACCCTGCGCCGCACCAAGCGCGTGGCCGGCCAGTTGAACTACACCTTCTCCCGTTCGCTCGGCACCGGCTCCGCACCCAACTCCGCGATTGCCGGCATCGAGCAGGTGCAGGAGATTCCGACGGTGATTTCACCGCTGGATTTCAACCGGCCGCAGCGCGGCTCGGCGAGCGTGGACTATCGCTTTGCCAAGGGCGACGGCGGACCGATTCTGCAGAACCTAGGATTGAACCTGCTGCTCAACTTCAGCAGCGGCCATCCCTACACCCGCTCCGAGGGTGAATTCGGCCAGCAGGATGCCTCGCTGGGCGGCCAGATCACCGATCCGCGCTCGCGCCGGCCGCTGGAAGCGGTGAATGCCTCGCTCACGCCGTGGAACTATGACATCAATCTGCGGCTGGACAAGACGGTGGCGATCGGCCAGCTCGGCCTCAATCTCTACATGTATGTGCAGAATCTCACCAATCGCAAGAATGTCGTCAACGTTTATCGTCGCACCGGCAATGCCTATGACGACGGCTTCCTGAACAATCCCGATCTCAGCGGCGCGATCATCGCGGCCAATGGCGGGCAGCCCTATGTTTCGCTCTACCGCGCCATCAATCTCAATGGCAACGGCGACAACTACGCGCAGAGCGAGACTGATGTGATCGGCCTGCAACTGCTCGGTCCGCCGCGCCAGATTCGTTTCGGCGCCAAATTGGAATTCTGA
- a CDS encoding DUF4397 domain-containing protein has translation MHPSRIRLGIAMLACAALLLGCADVPATGPTPPEFNAEFRFLHAATDLASVQVAVDGIQQGTLAFAGELAHKQFPAGSREVALSNGEKQFVAMSTNLRGTVVLLPAAAGAPREFFRLTERRLFDSPQRVLRVANFNPALEAQVTVTAGADTVLATRLAYKAVTNYINVAAGDYTMEVKAAGGNTVLATSALSISASHTSIILGDANATTIKSVTD, from the coding sequence ATGCATCCTTCGCGAATCAGGCTCGGCATTGCAATGCTGGCATGTGCGGCATTGCTGCTGGGCTGCGCGGATGTGCCTGCGACCGGCCCCACCCCGCCCGAGTTCAATGCCGAGTTTCGCTTTTTGCATGCGGCCACGGACCTGGCGAGCGTGCAGGTGGCGGTCGACGGCATCCAACAAGGCACGCTGGCTTTTGCCGGTGAGCTGGCGCACAAACAGTTTCCCGCGGGCAGCCGCGAAGTGGCGCTCTCCAACGGCGAGAAACAGTTCGTGGCCATGTCGACCAACCTGCGCGGCACCGTCGTGCTGCTGCCTGCGGCAGCGGGCGCGCCGCGCGAGTTCTTTCGCCTGACGGAGCGCCGCCTCTTCGATTCACCGCAGCGGGTGTTGCGGGTGGCGAATTTCAATCCCGCCCTCGAGGCGCAGGTTACGGTAACCGCCGGCGCCGACACCGTGCTGGCGACGCGGCTGGCGTACAAAGCCGTGACGAACTACATCAATGTCGCCGCCGGTGACTACACGATGGAAGTCAAAGCCGCGGGCGGCAACACGGTGTTGGCCACCTCGGCGCTCAGCATTTCCGCCAGCCATACCAGCATCATTCTGGGAGATGCGAACGCGACGACCATCAAATCGGTAACTGACTGA